From the Chryseobacterium fluminis genome, the window TTAATGGTAGGAAATTAAAAACAAAAATTATTATGACTAAAGGAAATATTAACGTATCAGTGGAAAATATTTTCCCGCTTATCAAAAAATTTCTTTACAGTGACCATGAAATATTCCTGAGAGAACTGATATCCAATGCAACGGATGCTACCTTAAAACTAAAGCACTTAACAAGTATCGGAGAGGCTAAGGTAGATTACGGAAATCCAAAGCTTGAAGTAAAAATTGATAAAGAGAACAAAACCCTTCATATTATTGATCAGGGAATCGGAATGACGGCTGAAGAGGTTGAAAAATATATCAACCAGGTCGCTTTTTCAGGGGCTGAAGAATTTCTGGAAAAATACAAGGATTCTGCTAAAGATTCGGGAATTATAGGCCACTTCGGTCTAGGATTTTATTCGGCATTCATGGTGGCTGAAAAAGTTGAGATCGTAACAAAATCGTACAAAGAGGAGCCGGCAGTCCGCTGGATCTGCGACGGAAGTCCTGAATTTACGTTGGAAGAAACATCGGATAAGACCGAAAGGGGAACTGAAATTATCCTTCACATTGCAGAAGATTCTACTGAGTTCTTAGAAGAAGGAAGGATCCGTGAGTTATTGCTGAAATATAATAAATTCATGCCTGTTCCTATTAAATTCGGAACAAAAACCCATACGCTTCCTTTACCTGAAGATGCTCCCGAAGATGCTGTCGCAGAGACTGAAGAGGTAGACAACATCATCAACAACCCTACTCCGGCATGGACGATTGCTCCCAGCGAACTGACCAGTGAGGATTATATGAAATTCTACCACGAACTGTATCCTATGCAGTTTGAAGAGCCTTTATTCAATATTCACCTTAATGTAGATTATCCGTTCAATTTAACCGGAGTTCTATTCTTCCCGAAACTGAACAACAGCTTAAATATTGATAAAGATAAAATACAGTTATACCAGAATCAGGTTTTTGTAACTGATGAAGTGAAGGGAATCGTTCCTGACTTCTTAATGCTGCTTCGCGGTGTCATTGACTCTCCGGATATTCCTTTGAATGTATCCCGTTCTTATTTGCAGGCTGATG encodes:
- the htpG gene encoding molecular chaperone HtpG, yielding MTKGNINVSVENIFPLIKKFLYSDHEIFLRELISNATDATLKLKHLTSIGEAKVDYGNPKLEVKIDKENKTLHIIDQGIGMTAEEVEKYINQVAFSGAEEFLEKYKDSAKDSGIIGHFGLGFYSAFMVAEKVEIVTKSYKEEPAVRWICDGSPEFTLEETSDKTERGTEIILHIAEDSTEFLEEGRIRELLLKYNKFMPVPIKFGTKTHTLPLPEDAPEDAVAETEEVDNIINNPTPAWTIAPSELTSEDYMKFYHELYPMQFEEPLFNIHLNVDYPFNLTGVLFFPKLNNSLNIDKDKIQLYQNQVFVTDEVKGIVPDFLMLLRGVIDSPDIPLNVSRSYLQADGAVKKISSYITKKVADKMSSLINENREDYEKKWNDIKVVIEYGIVTEEKFAEKSDKFTLYPTTDGKYFLWSELEEKIKPNQTDKDGNTIVLYASNADEQHSYIQSAKDKGYEVLLLDSPIISHVIQKLETSKDKISFVRVDADHVNNLIKKDEPVISKLNDTEKESLKKNVEETISDSKFTVQLEDLDSSDAPFTITQPEFMRRMKEMQATGGGGMFGMGGFPEMYNLVVNSNSELANQILKTEDTEEKQGLIKYALDLAKLSQNLLKGKELTDFIQRSYKQLEK